Proteins from one Bombus affinis isolate iyBomAffi1 chromosome 1, iyBomAffi1.2, whole genome shotgun sequence genomic window:
- the LOC126914054 gene encoding F-actin-uncapping protein LRRC16A isoform X3, translated as MSTRSQLTKDLNESVKALLGKHVKILLKNVVKLETKQDKQENRVLVFSPCRLFLLTAKVPTRIDCHFHYLEITSIESKRANQLSLSVGERYYNFTTTGAGADTTEVDAMIEALHTAIRNIFPTVPLNYIIRKIEVIPASRLQSIRGSELARSTEATRHTGPCGGFSTQYACMCDLHGVPYREEVAWDVDTIYLSHDTRELNLRDFDHLDQKDLVPIISALEYNTWFTKLRASHLKLSHEPLERLLHVMRRSLSIQELYLDNLGIKWDFAHKLSLALISNANTMLQTIDLSYNTIEDKGGAHLSGPIGKLPKGLQKLNLAHCGLTGKGISQIAHALSLNRSMPTSLQYLNLSENSLKDDINNLCNFLAQPNSLTHLDLSGTDTTLECLFGALLRGCATNLVHLNVARNSFSSKKTKEIPPSFKQFFTATLSLKYLNISCCKLPLEALKHLLLGLACNESTVGLELDMSGNNLGSMGAHVLESCIHGVRCIASLDISDSNMDVDLAQVITAIGKNKSIKQLYMGRNTVSMKSKHIAVVMDALVQMLQEDDCVLQALHLPDSRLKSDLYNLINALGSNTCLHTLDISGNQIGDPGARLLAKALQINNHLRTIIYDKNNITLQGYADLVHALEKNCSVRHMPFPIYDLQPCMKTSAEKTEQLAKKIQDLLQRNVTPCKYSHGQAFRLQQGFLLSSTQQMVDRLVVQTQDTIKAIAAESCDANNDINYATGLIQDADNSKQLLPRLHEVLQRRDENNPIELKLHEMANELHKVVTIYLQDSLDAMIKCANEQCPTILSQTVIRGDESESVAVEDDLRSSCKEKNQISSEFIHTTITEQAGADIVNRVNELNLAVAAHVSDRITDEVIESLSRSYKNLIGDCDSRTRSSTPDVLRPSAGSMSSGSVIGVTSTVGVSTALPIGRTSIASEEDCPPETYSLVNSISQCSSDQSPMKLDYLNLATPHLSNKRKSLHGRKLRPKSVVDSVEGLSADDIPDLLPSLPKSQAEAISETEHSLTESLDSVSELPNTVGQQLQHLVKSRPRRTKTRAPTRPMLRPDQPVDGLALGEGLDVFFRPTTPTTPLISPTSDDSSLHTFPTDGSPNLSLTSHKSIPPEMDKKPGCSSPMLKTLLEPAPRSRSSDNLEKFSPLVGRRSQGDSPLTASPLTRRNTTDNAQNHERILTKSDSNKDTSNNVCNNCVGNTADTSKRSTLPIIGSGTSTRSLRDSDENSKVLQQTTATNSSDKDATAVPKDYETRKSLTKKSAVDTDKTANQPLPSLKLRTTGFDLRSPTNGSSTKNNSEASKSPVLRSLTKGNSSLTDGKSNGALSKTKPVPPITAPKPRPWSMATDRKSGEFNLLSDGSSPNTSAGNTPDSGDALDESTDSGVSGPASLPPTLSASSTASSLSNASVEKRSVRELAASLNKSKTERKENEHTAPAAWRSVLQRSINQPDVKVTEVPKTVEENRISFKLRRTSFLRDSNFNYNNDVVDV; from the exons ATGTCAACTAGATCGCAACTTACGAAAGATTTAAATG AATCGGTGAAAGCATTATTAGGTAAGCatgtgaaaatattattaaagaatGTTGTAAAATTGGAAACAAAACAAGATAAACAGGAAAATCGTGTTCTG GTCTTTTCACCATGCCGTTTGTTTCTCTTAACGGCCAAAGTGCCCACAAGA atcGACTGCCATTTTCATTATTTAGAAATAACATCTATAGAATCGAAAAGAGCAAACCAATTATCTTTAAGTGTTGGGGAAAGATATTACAATTTTACTACTACTGGAGCAGGTGCAGATACTACAGAAGTAGATGCAATGATTGAGGCCTTACATACTGCAATTCGAAATATCTTTCCCACTGTACCATTGAA ttatattataagaaaaataGAAGTAATACCAGCTAGCAGACTGCAGAGTATAAGAGGTAGTGAATTAGCTAGAAGTACAGAAGCAACAAGACATACTGGACCTTGTGGGGGGTTTTCAACCCAATATGCATGTATGTGTGATTTACATGGTGTACCATATAGAGAAGAAGTAGCCTGG GATGTTGATACAATATACCTCTCTCATGATACAAGAGAGCTAAATTTAAGAGATTTTGATCATTTGGATCAAAAAGATCTGGTGCCAATCATTTCTGCCTTGGAATATAATACTTGGTTTACAAAATTAAGGGCATCTCATCTTAAACTAAGTCACGAGCCTTTGGAGAGATTGTTACATGTTATGCGTAGATCCCTTTCCATTCAGGAACTTTATCTAGATAATCTTGGAATAAAATG ggACTTCGCGCACAAATTATCATTAGCTCTAATTTCTAATGCTAATACAATGTTACAGACTATTGATCTATCATATAATACCATTGAAGATAAAG gAGGTGCACATTTAAGCGGACCTATTGGAAAATTACCCAAAGGtttacaaaaattaaatttgGCACATTGTGGACTAACTGGAAAAGGAATAAGTCAAATTGCACATGCACTAAGTTTAAATAGAAGCATGCCAACTAGTTTGCAATATTTAAATCTTTCAGAAAACTCTTTAAAAGATGATATCAAT AATTTATGTAATTTTTTGGCACAACCTAATAGTCTAACTCATTTAGATCTAAGTGGTACAGATACAACATTAGAATGT CTGTTTGGTGCTTTACTACGGGGTTGTGCAACTAATCTAGTCCATTTAAATGTTGCTCGTAACTCCTTTTCAAGTAAAAAGACCAAAGAAATACCTCCCAGCTTTAAACAGTTCTTTACTGCTACGCTCTCATTAAAGTACTTAAATATATCTTGTTGTAAATTGCCGCTAGAGGCATTGAAACATTTGTTACTTGGTTTGGCATGCAATGAAAGTACAGTTGGTTTAGAACTTGATATGAGTGGAAACAATTTGGGCTCTATGGGTGCTCATGTATTAGAATCATGCATTCATGGCGTACGTTGCATAGCATCATTGGATATATCAGATAGTA ATATGGATGTTGATTTAGCACAAGTAATAACTGCTATAGGAAAAAACAAGTCGATCAAACAATTATATATGGGTCGCAACACTGTTAGTATGAAAAGCAAACATATTGCTGTTGTAATGGATGCCCTTGTGCAAATGCTTCAAGAAGATGATTGCGTTTTGCAAGCATTACATTTACCAGATTCTCGACTAAAATCTGATCTCTATAATCTTATCAATGCCCTTGGTAGTAACACGTGTCTTCATACTTTAGATATTAGTGGTAATCAGATTGGAGATCCTGGTGCCAGATTATTAGCAAAGGCATTACAAATTAATAATCATTTGAGAACTAttatttatgataaaaataatattactctTCAGGGTTATGCTGATCTTGTTCATGCTTTAGAAAA GAATTGTAGTGTAAGACATATGCCATTTCCAATTTATGATTTGCAACCTTGTATGAAAACTTCAGCTGAAAAAACGGAACAATTAGCTAAAAAAATCCAGGACTTGTTACAAAGAAACGTTACTCCTTGTAAATATAGTCATGGACAAGCATTTAGATTGCAACAAGGATTTTTGTTAAGCTCCACACAACAAATGGTTGATAGATTGGTTGTACAGACGCAAGACACTATTAAAGCTATTGCTGCGGAAAGCTGTGATGCTAATAATGACATTAATTATGCAACTGGACTCATACAAGATGCAGATAATTCAAAACAG CTTTTACCAAGATTACACGAAGTTCTTCAACGACGAGATGAAAATAatccaatagaattaaaatTACACGAAATGGCAAATGAATTGCATAAAGTTGTAACCATATATTTACAG GATTCCTTAGATGCTATGATAAAGTGTGCAAATGAACAGTGTCCTACGATACTTTCTCAAACAGTAATTAGAGGCGATGAAAGTGAATCAGTTGCAGTAGAAGATGATCTACGAAGTAGTTGCAAAGAAAAAAATCAAATTAGTAGTGAATTCATACATACCACTATCACAGAACAAGCTGGGGCGGATATAGTCAATAGAGTCAA tgAATTAAATTTGGCAGTTGCTGCACATGTATCCGACAGAATAACAGATGAAGTAATTGAATCATTGTCAAGAAGCTATAAAAACTTA attggtgACTGTGATAGTAGAACAAGAAGCAGTACGCCTGATGTGTTGCGGCCTAGTGCTGGTTCAATGAGTAGTGGAAGTGTTATAGGAGTTACAAGTACTGTAGGTGTATCTACAGCATTACCAATTGGTAGAACCAGTATTGCCTCGGAAGAAGATTGTCCACCAGAAACTTATTCACTTGTGAATTCTATCAGTCAATGTTCCAGTGATCAATCTCCAATG AAATTGGATTATTTAAATCTT GCTACGCCACATTTATCAAATAAACGAAAAAGTTTACATGGAAGAAAATTGCGGCCGAAATCTGTAGTCGATTCTGTGGAAGGTCTTTCAGCTGATGACATTCCAGATCTGTTACCATCCTTACCAAAAAGTCAAGCAGAAG CTATTTCAGAGACAGAACATTCTTTAACAGAATCACTAGATTCTGTTTCTGAATTACCCAATACTGTAGGACAGCAACTGCAACATTTAGTAAAATCTAGACCACGTAGAACAAAAACTAGAGCACCTACAAGACCAATGCTGAGACCAGATCAACCAGTGGATGGTCTTGCTCTTGGAGAAGGCCTCGATGTATTTTTCAGACCAACTACACCAACAACACCTCTTATATCCCCCACAAGTGATGACag CTCTTTGCATACTTTTCCAACGGATGGTAGCCCAAATTTATCTCTTACGAGTCATAAAAGTATTCCACCTGAGATGGATAAAAAACCTGGCTGTAGCTCTCCAATGTTAAAAACACTTCTTGAGCCTGCCCCGCGATCACGATCTAGcgataatttagaaaaattttctCCTCTTGTTGGCAGAAGATCTCAAGGTGATTCGCCGTTAACTGCATCTCCATTAACTCGGCGAAATACAACAGACAATGCACAAAATCATGAAAGAATTCTTACAAAATCTGATAGCAACAAAGATACAAGTAATAATGTATGTAATAATTGTGTCGGTAATACCGCTGATACATCTAAACGTAGTACATTACCCATTATTGGTTCTGGTACAAGTACACGCAGTTTACGAGATTCGGATGAAAATAGTAAGGTATTACAACAAACAACTGCTACAAATTCCTCGGATAAAGATGCAACGGCTGTTCCTAAAGATTACGAAACCAGGAAAAGTTTAACAAAAAAATCTGCGGTAGATACAGATAAGACTGCAAATCAACCTTTACCTTCTCTTAAATTAAGAACCACAGGTTTTGATCTTCGTAGCCCAACAAATGGTAGCAGTACAAAAAATAATTCGGAAGCATCGAAATCTCCAGTGTTAAGGTCTCTAACCAAGGGAAATAGTTCACTTACAGATGGAAAAAGCAATGGTGCTCTTTCCAAGACTAAACCAGTTCCGCCTATAACAGCTCCTAAACCAAGACCCTGGAGTATGGCTACTGATAGAAAATCTG gagaatttaatttattaagcgATGGTTCTAGTCCAAATACTTCAGCTGGAAATACACCTGATTCTGGAGATGCACTAGATGAATCAACGGATAGCGGTGTAAGTGGTCCTGCTTCATTACCGCCGACGTTATCAGCAAGTAGTACTGCTAGTTCTTTAAGCAATGCCAGTGTAGAGAAAAGGTCAGTGAGGGAATTGGCAGCTAGTTTAAACAAAAGTAAAACTGAAAGGAAAGAGAATG aGCATACCGCACCTGCAGCATGGAGGTCGGTGCTTCAACGTTCTATCAACCAACCAGATGTCAAG GTAACGGAAGTGCCGAAAACGGTTGAAGAAAATCGTATAAGTTTTAAGCTTCGACGTACTTCATTTTTACGTGACTCAAATTTCAATTACAATAATGACGTAGTTGATGTTTGA
- the LOC126914054 gene encoding F-actin-uncapping protein LRRC16A isoform X2: protein MSTRSQLTKDLNESVKALLGKHVKILLKNVVKLETKQDKQENRVLVFSPCRLFLLTAKVPTRIDCHFHYLEITSIESKRANQLSLSVGERYYNFTTTGAGADTTEVDAMIEALHTAIRNIFPTVPLNYIIRKIEVIPASRLQSIRGSELARSTEATRHTGPCGGFSTQYACMCDLHGVPYREEVAWDVDTIYLSHDTRELNLRDFDHLDQKDLVPIISALEYNTWFTKLRASHLKLSHEPLERLLHVMRRSLSIQELYLDNLGIKWDFAHKLSLALISNANTMLQTIDLSYNTIEDKGASSLCGIIAKLQGGAHLSGPIGKLPKGLQKLNLAHCGLTGKGISQIAHALSLNRSMPTSLQYLNLSENSLKDDINNLCNFLAQPNSLTHLDLSGTDTTLECLFGALLRGCATNLVHLNVARNSFSSKKTKEIPPSFKQFFTATLSLKYLNISCCKLPLEALKHLLLGLACNESTVGLELDMSGNNLGSMGAHVLESCIHGVRCIASLDISDSNMDVDLAQVITAIGKNKSIKQLYMGRNTVSMKSKHIAVVMDALVQMLQEDDCVLQALHLPDSRLKSDLYNLINALGSNTCLHTLDISGNQIGDPGARLLAKALQINNHLRTIIYDKNNITLQGYADLVHALEKNCSVRHMPFPIYDLQPCMKTSAEKTEQLAKKIQDLLQRNVTPCKYSHGQAFRLQQGFLLSSTQQMVDRLVVQTQDTIKAIAAESCDANNDINYATGLIQDADNSKQLLPRLHEVLQRRDENNPIELKLHEMANELHKVVTIYLQDSLDAMIKCANEQCPTILSQTVIRGDESESVAVEDDLRSSCKEKNQISSEFIHTTITEQAGADIVNRVNELNLAVAAHVSDRITDEVIESLSRSYKNLIGDCDSRTRSSTPDVLRPSAGSMSSGSVIGVTSTVGVSTALPIGRTSIASEEDCPPETYSLVNSISQCSSDQSPMATPHLSNKRKSLHGRKLRPKSVVDSVEGLSADDIPDLLPSLPKSQAEAISETEHSLTESLDSVSELPNTVGQQLQHLVKSRPRRTKTRAPTRPMLRPDQPVDGLALGEGLDVFFRPTTPTTPLISPTSDDSSLHTFPTDGSPNLSLTSHKSIPPEMDKKPGCSSPMLKTLLEPAPRSRSSDNLEKFSPLVGRRSQGDSPLTASPLTRRNTTDNAQNHERILTKSDSNKDTSNNVCNNCVGNTADTSKRSTLPIIGSGTSTRSLRDSDENSKVLQQTTATNSSDKDATAVPKDYETRKSLTKKSAVDTDKTANQPLPSLKLRTTGFDLRSPTNGSSTKNNSEASKSPVLRSLTKGNSSLTDGKSNGALSKTKPVPPITAPKPRPWSMATDRKSGEFNLLSDGSSPNTSAGNTPDSGDALDESTDSGVSGPASLPPTLSASSTASSLSNASVEKRSVRELAASLNKSKTERKENEHTAPAAWRSVLQRSINQPDVKVTEVPKTVEENRISFKLRRTSFLRDSNFNYNNDVVDV, encoded by the exons ATGTCAACTAGATCGCAACTTACGAAAGATTTAAATG AATCGGTGAAAGCATTATTAGGTAAGCatgtgaaaatattattaaagaatGTTGTAAAATTGGAAACAAAACAAGATAAACAGGAAAATCGTGTTCTG GTCTTTTCACCATGCCGTTTGTTTCTCTTAACGGCCAAAGTGCCCACAAGA atcGACTGCCATTTTCATTATTTAGAAATAACATCTATAGAATCGAAAAGAGCAAACCAATTATCTTTAAGTGTTGGGGAAAGATATTACAATTTTACTACTACTGGAGCAGGTGCAGATACTACAGAAGTAGATGCAATGATTGAGGCCTTACATACTGCAATTCGAAATATCTTTCCCACTGTACCATTGAA ttatattataagaaaaataGAAGTAATACCAGCTAGCAGACTGCAGAGTATAAGAGGTAGTGAATTAGCTAGAAGTACAGAAGCAACAAGACATACTGGACCTTGTGGGGGGTTTTCAACCCAATATGCATGTATGTGTGATTTACATGGTGTACCATATAGAGAAGAAGTAGCCTGG GATGTTGATACAATATACCTCTCTCATGATACAAGAGAGCTAAATTTAAGAGATTTTGATCATTTGGATCAAAAAGATCTGGTGCCAATCATTTCTGCCTTGGAATATAATACTTGGTTTACAAAATTAAGGGCATCTCATCTTAAACTAAGTCACGAGCCTTTGGAGAGATTGTTACATGTTATGCGTAGATCCCTTTCCATTCAGGAACTTTATCTAGATAATCTTGGAATAAAATG ggACTTCGCGCACAAATTATCATTAGCTCTAATTTCTAATGCTAATACAATGTTACAGACTATTGATCTATCATATAATACCATTGAAGATAAAG gAGCCTCTAGCTTGTGTGGGATAATAGCCAAATTGCAAG gAGGTGCACATTTAAGCGGACCTATTGGAAAATTACCCAAAGGtttacaaaaattaaatttgGCACATTGTGGACTAACTGGAAAAGGAATAAGTCAAATTGCACATGCACTAAGTTTAAATAGAAGCATGCCAACTAGTTTGCAATATTTAAATCTTTCAGAAAACTCTTTAAAAGATGATATCAAT AATTTATGTAATTTTTTGGCACAACCTAATAGTCTAACTCATTTAGATCTAAGTGGTACAGATACAACATTAGAATGT CTGTTTGGTGCTTTACTACGGGGTTGTGCAACTAATCTAGTCCATTTAAATGTTGCTCGTAACTCCTTTTCAAGTAAAAAGACCAAAGAAATACCTCCCAGCTTTAAACAGTTCTTTACTGCTACGCTCTCATTAAAGTACTTAAATATATCTTGTTGTAAATTGCCGCTAGAGGCATTGAAACATTTGTTACTTGGTTTGGCATGCAATGAAAGTACAGTTGGTTTAGAACTTGATATGAGTGGAAACAATTTGGGCTCTATGGGTGCTCATGTATTAGAATCATGCATTCATGGCGTACGTTGCATAGCATCATTGGATATATCAGATAGTA ATATGGATGTTGATTTAGCACAAGTAATAACTGCTATAGGAAAAAACAAGTCGATCAAACAATTATATATGGGTCGCAACACTGTTAGTATGAAAAGCAAACATATTGCTGTTGTAATGGATGCCCTTGTGCAAATGCTTCAAGAAGATGATTGCGTTTTGCAAGCATTACATTTACCAGATTCTCGACTAAAATCTGATCTCTATAATCTTATCAATGCCCTTGGTAGTAACACGTGTCTTCATACTTTAGATATTAGTGGTAATCAGATTGGAGATCCTGGTGCCAGATTATTAGCAAAGGCATTACAAATTAATAATCATTTGAGAACTAttatttatgataaaaataatattactctTCAGGGTTATGCTGATCTTGTTCATGCTTTAGAAAA GAATTGTAGTGTAAGACATATGCCATTTCCAATTTATGATTTGCAACCTTGTATGAAAACTTCAGCTGAAAAAACGGAACAATTAGCTAAAAAAATCCAGGACTTGTTACAAAGAAACGTTACTCCTTGTAAATATAGTCATGGACAAGCATTTAGATTGCAACAAGGATTTTTGTTAAGCTCCACACAACAAATGGTTGATAGATTGGTTGTACAGACGCAAGACACTATTAAAGCTATTGCTGCGGAAAGCTGTGATGCTAATAATGACATTAATTATGCAACTGGACTCATACAAGATGCAGATAATTCAAAACAG CTTTTACCAAGATTACACGAAGTTCTTCAACGACGAGATGAAAATAatccaatagaattaaaatTACACGAAATGGCAAATGAATTGCATAAAGTTGTAACCATATATTTACAG GATTCCTTAGATGCTATGATAAAGTGTGCAAATGAACAGTGTCCTACGATACTTTCTCAAACAGTAATTAGAGGCGATGAAAGTGAATCAGTTGCAGTAGAAGATGATCTACGAAGTAGTTGCAAAGAAAAAAATCAAATTAGTAGTGAATTCATACATACCACTATCACAGAACAAGCTGGGGCGGATATAGTCAATAGAGTCAA tgAATTAAATTTGGCAGTTGCTGCACATGTATCCGACAGAATAACAGATGAAGTAATTGAATCATTGTCAAGAAGCTATAAAAACTTA attggtgACTGTGATAGTAGAACAAGAAGCAGTACGCCTGATGTGTTGCGGCCTAGTGCTGGTTCAATGAGTAGTGGAAGTGTTATAGGAGTTACAAGTACTGTAGGTGTATCTACAGCATTACCAATTGGTAGAACCAGTATTGCCTCGGAAGAAGATTGTCCACCAGAAACTTATTCACTTGTGAATTCTATCAGTCAATGTTCCAGTGATCAATCTCCAATG GCTACGCCACATTTATCAAATAAACGAAAAAGTTTACATGGAAGAAAATTGCGGCCGAAATCTGTAGTCGATTCTGTGGAAGGTCTTTCAGCTGATGACATTCCAGATCTGTTACCATCCTTACCAAAAAGTCAAGCAGAAG CTATTTCAGAGACAGAACATTCTTTAACAGAATCACTAGATTCTGTTTCTGAATTACCCAATACTGTAGGACAGCAACTGCAACATTTAGTAAAATCTAGACCACGTAGAACAAAAACTAGAGCACCTACAAGACCAATGCTGAGACCAGATCAACCAGTGGATGGTCTTGCTCTTGGAGAAGGCCTCGATGTATTTTTCAGACCAACTACACCAACAACACCTCTTATATCCCCCACAAGTGATGACag CTCTTTGCATACTTTTCCAACGGATGGTAGCCCAAATTTATCTCTTACGAGTCATAAAAGTATTCCACCTGAGATGGATAAAAAACCTGGCTGTAGCTCTCCAATGTTAAAAACACTTCTTGAGCCTGCCCCGCGATCACGATCTAGcgataatttagaaaaattttctCCTCTTGTTGGCAGAAGATCTCAAGGTGATTCGCCGTTAACTGCATCTCCATTAACTCGGCGAAATACAACAGACAATGCACAAAATCATGAAAGAATTCTTACAAAATCTGATAGCAACAAAGATACAAGTAATAATGTATGTAATAATTGTGTCGGTAATACCGCTGATACATCTAAACGTAGTACATTACCCATTATTGGTTCTGGTACAAGTACACGCAGTTTACGAGATTCGGATGAAAATAGTAAGGTATTACAACAAACAACTGCTACAAATTCCTCGGATAAAGATGCAACGGCTGTTCCTAAAGATTACGAAACCAGGAAAAGTTTAACAAAAAAATCTGCGGTAGATACAGATAAGACTGCAAATCAACCTTTACCTTCTCTTAAATTAAGAACCACAGGTTTTGATCTTCGTAGCCCAACAAATGGTAGCAGTACAAAAAATAATTCGGAAGCATCGAAATCTCCAGTGTTAAGGTCTCTAACCAAGGGAAATAGTTCACTTACAGATGGAAAAAGCAATGGTGCTCTTTCCAAGACTAAACCAGTTCCGCCTATAACAGCTCCTAAACCAAGACCCTGGAGTATGGCTACTGATAGAAAATCTG gagaatttaatttattaagcgATGGTTCTAGTCCAAATACTTCAGCTGGAAATACACCTGATTCTGGAGATGCACTAGATGAATCAACGGATAGCGGTGTAAGTGGTCCTGCTTCATTACCGCCGACGTTATCAGCAAGTAGTACTGCTAGTTCTTTAAGCAATGCCAGTGTAGAGAAAAGGTCAGTGAGGGAATTGGCAGCTAGTTTAAACAAAAGTAAAACTGAAAGGAAAGAGAATG aGCATACCGCACCTGCAGCATGGAGGTCGGTGCTTCAACGTTCTATCAACCAACCAGATGTCAAG GTAACGGAAGTGCCGAAAACGGTTGAAGAAAATCGTATAAGTTTTAAGCTTCGACGTACTTCATTTTTACGTGACTCAAATTTCAATTACAATAATGACGTAGTTGATGTTTGA